A single region of the Pseudomonas sp. GGS8 genome encodes:
- a CDS encoding YqfO family protein, with protein sequence MYKLCFFVPASHVEVVKSAVFAAGGGRIGAYDHCAWQVFGLGQFRPLDGSQPFIGEAGQVEQVEEWKVELVVADELIRAVVVALKESHPYETPAYEVWRLEDF encoded by the coding sequence ATGTACAAGCTTTGCTTTTTTGTTCCGGCCAGTCATGTCGAGGTGGTCAAAAGCGCTGTATTCGCTGCCGGTGGCGGGCGGATCGGGGCTTACGATCACTGTGCCTGGCAGGTGTTTGGCTTGGGTCAGTTTCGTCCACTGGATGGCAGTCAGCCATTTATTGGCGAGGCTGGACAGGTCGAGCAGGTTGAGGAATGGAAGGTTGAGCTGGTGGTGGCGGATGAGTTGATTCGGGCGGTGGTGGTGGCTCTGAAAGAGAGTCATCCCTATGAGACGCCGGCTTATGAAGTGTGGCGACTGGAGGATTTTTGA
- a CDS encoding murein L,D-transpeptidase family protein, with the protein MRWLLALFCLSFVAVSQASVAAPLDGKVIEKVLVLKSAHQLQLINDGKPFKTYRISLGKRPIGPKLMEGDKRTPEGLYWLDWRKTSERFNLAMHISYPNVSDSARARREGVEPGGMIMIHGTPDTEDNPEDLFHTLDWTDGCIAMRNMDMREVWGLVPDGTMIEIRP; encoded by the coding sequence ATGCGCTGGTTGCTTGCCCTGTTTTGCTTATCGTTCGTCGCAGTCTCCCAGGCTTCCGTCGCGGCCCCTCTGGACGGCAAAGTCATCGAGAAAGTTCTGGTCCTCAAATCGGCCCACCAGTTGCAATTGATCAATGACGGCAAGCCGTTCAAGACCTATCGCATTTCCCTGGGCAAACGCCCCATCGGCCCAAAACTGATGGAAGGTGATAAGCGCACCCCCGAAGGCCTTTACTGGCTGGACTGGCGCAAGACCAGCGAGCGTTTCAACCTGGCGATGCACATCTCCTATCCCAACGTCAGCGACTCCGCCCGCGCCCGGCGCGAAGGCGTCGAGCCTGGCGGCATGATCATGATCCACGGCACCCCGGACACCGAAGACAACCCCGAAGACCTGTTCCACACCCTGGACTGGACCGACGGCTGCATCGCCATGCGCAACATGGACATGCGCGAAGTCTGGGGCCTGGTACCGGACGGCACGATGATCGAAATCCGCCCGTAA
- a CDS encoding NUDIX hydrolase — protein sequence MKFCSQCGNPVTQRIPEGDSRLRFVCDSCHTIHYQNPNIVAGCVPVWGSKILLCRRAIEPRLGYWTLPAGFMENGETIEQAAIRETAEEACARVRNLSIYTLIDVPHISQVHVFFRAELVDLDFRAGPESLEVQLFEEADIPWGELAFRTVGRTLECFFADRRAEVYPVRSESIPPLAQPAII from the coding sequence ATGAAATTTTGCAGTCAATGCGGCAACCCGGTGACTCAGCGCATTCCCGAAGGCGATTCGCGCCTGCGTTTTGTCTGCGACAGCTGTCATACCATTCATTACCAGAACCCCAATATCGTCGCCGGTTGCGTGCCGGTCTGGGGTTCGAAGATATTGCTGTGCCGTCGCGCCATCGAGCCACGGCTCGGTTACTGGACCCTGCCCGCAGGATTCATGGAAAACGGTGAGACCATCGAACAGGCCGCCATTCGCGAGACCGCCGAAGAAGCTTGCGCCCGAGTACGCAACCTGAGCATCTATACACTGATCGATGTGCCGCACATCAGTCAGGTGCATGTGTTCTTTCGCGCTGAGCTGGTGGATCTGGATTTTCGCGCAGGCCCGGAGAGCCTGGAAGTGCAGCTGTTCGAAGAGGCCGATATCCCTTGGGGCGAACTGGCTTTCCGCACAGTGGGGCGTACATTAGAATGCTTCTTCGCTGATCGGCGGGCCGAGGTCTATCCCGTGCGGTCCGAATCGATCCCGCCACTTGCTCAGCCTGCCATCATCTAA
- a CDS encoding CoA pyrophosphatase produces the protein MLDELLHRVSNHTPRTLETDRRFPEAAVLVPITRSDEPELVLTLRASGLSTHGGEVAFPGGRRDPEDPDLIFTALREAEEEIGLPPGLVEVIGPLSPLISLHGIKVTPYVGVIPDFVEYLANDAEIAAVFSVPLEFFRMDPREHTHRIDYQGHSWYVPSYRYGEYKIWGLTAIMIVELINLLYDAKISLHQPPKSFINT, from the coding sequence ATGCTGGACGAGCTACTGCACCGGGTAAGCAATCACACGCCGCGTACGCTGGAAACCGACCGACGTTTTCCCGAAGCCGCGGTATTGGTGCCCATCACGCGCAGTGACGAACCGGAACTGGTCCTGACCCTTCGCGCCAGCGGGCTCTCGACCCATGGCGGTGAAGTGGCTTTTCCCGGCGGTCGTCGCGACCCTGAAGATCCTGATCTGATCTTTACCGCCCTGCGCGAAGCCGAAGAAGAAATCGGCCTGCCGCCGGGGCTGGTCGAAGTGATCGGCCCGCTGAGCCCGCTGATCTCTCTGCACGGCATCAAAGTCACGCCCTATGTCGGCGTGATTCCGGATTTCGTCGAATACCTGGCCAACGATGCCGAGATCGCGGCGGTGTTCAGCGTGCCCCTGGAATTCTTCCGCATGGATCCGCGCGAGCACACTCATCGCATCGACTACCAGGGCCATAGTTGGTACGTGCCGAGCTACCGTTATGGCGAGTACAAGATCTGGGGGCTGACGGCGATTATGATCGTCGAGTTGATCAACCTGCTCTATGACGCGAAAATCAGCCTGCATCAACCGCCCAAGAGTTTTATCAACACCTGA
- a CDS encoding gamma carbonic anhydrase family protein has product MKYRLGDARVETHPQSWVAPNAVLVGKVKLEEGANVWFNAVLRGDNELILIGKNSNVQDGTVMHTDMGYPLTIGTGVTIGHNAMLHGCTVGDYSLIGINAVILNGAKIGKNCIIGANSLIGEGKEIPDGSLVMGSPGKVVRELTEPQKKMLEASAAHYVHNSQRYARDLVEQEE; this is encoded by the coding sequence ATGAAATACCGCCTGGGCGACGCCCGCGTCGAGACCCATCCGCAGAGTTGGGTCGCGCCCAATGCCGTGCTGGTGGGCAAGGTCAAACTGGAAGAGGGCGCCAACGTCTGGTTCAACGCCGTGTTGCGTGGCGATAACGAATTGATCCTGATCGGCAAGAACAGCAACGTGCAGGACGGCACCGTGATGCACACTGACATGGGCTACCCGCTGACCATCGGTACCGGCGTGACCATCGGCCACAACGCCATGCTCCACGGCTGCACGGTGGGCGATTACAGCCTGATCGGCATCAACGCGGTGATCCTCAACGGCGCGAAAATCGGCAAGAACTGCATCATCGGCGCCAATTCGCTGATCGGTGAGGGCAAGGAAATTCCGGACGGTTCGCTGGTCATGGGCTCGCCGGGCAAGGTGGTGCGCGAGCTGACCGAGCCGCAGAAGAAGATGCTCGAAGCCAGCGCCGCGCACTATGTGCACAACTCGCAGCGTTATGCCCGTGATCTGGTCGAGCAGGAAGAATGA
- a CDS encoding DUF1289 domain-containing protein has protein sequence MSATERPVPSPCVSICALDEDDICTGCQRTVEEITRWSRMDNEERRKVLGLCHERAKSSGLIWMLPSKSDS, from the coding sequence ATGAGCGCCACTGAGCGACCGGTTCCATCGCCGTGCGTGAGCATTTGTGCGCTGGATGAAGATGACATTTGCACCGGGTGTCAGCGCACGGTGGAAGAAATCACCCGCTGGAGCCGAATGGACAACGAGGAACGGCGCAAAGTGTTGGGGTTGTGTCATGAACGGGCGAAATCGAGCGGGCTGATCTGGATGTTGCCTTCCAAATCCGATTCCTGA
- a CDS encoding VUT family protein — translation MLNLIAYISSVVLINYAFSTAPHLDIIWSAWGGLVFVLRDLVQTRFGHGAIVAMLVALMLSYVTSDPSIALASATAFAVSECIDWLVFSLTKRPLHDRLWISSALSIPLDTFIFFGMIDALTPGVILTALGSKFAGVTVVWLVMAWRLRKQAVVS, via the coding sequence ATGCTCAACCTTATCGCCTACATCAGCAGCGTCGTGCTGATCAATTACGCCTTTTCCACTGCCCCGCACCTGGACATCATCTGGTCGGCCTGGGGTGGCCTGGTGTTCGTGCTGCGCGACTTGGTGCAAACCCGTTTCGGCCATGGCGCGATCGTGGCGATGCTGGTGGCGCTGATGCTGTCCTACGTCACCTCCGATCCGTCGATTGCCCTGGCCAGCGCCACGGCGTTCGCTGTCTCCGAGTGCATCGACTGGCTGGTGTTCAGCCTCACCAAGCGGCCTTTGCACGATCGCCTGTGGATAAGTTCGGCCCTGAGCATCCCGTTGGACACCTTTATCTTCTTCGGCATGATCGATGCGCTCACACCGGGCGTGATCCTGACTGCGCTGGGTTCGAAGTTCGCGGGTGTCACCGTGGTCTGGTTGGTCATGGCCTGGCGCCTGCGCAAACAGGCCGTCGTCAGCTGA
- the purT gene encoding formate-dependent phosphoribosylglycinamide formyltransferase, with product MTRIGTPLSPTATRVLLCGCGELGKEVVIELQRLGVEVIAVDRYANAPAMQVAHRSHVINMLDGTALRAVIEAEKPHFIVPEIEAIATATLVELESEGFTVIPTARAAQLTMNREGIRRLAAEELDLPTSPYHFADTFEDYRKAVEDLGFPCVVKPVMSSSGKGQSLLRSVDDVQKAWDYAQEGGRAGKGRVIIEGFIDFDYEITLLTVRHVGGTTFCAPVGHRQEKGDYQESWQPQAMSPIALAESERVAKAVTEALGGRGLFGVELFIKGDQVWFSEVSPRPHDTGLVTLISQDLSQFALHARAILGLPIPLIRQFGPSASAVILVEGQSTQTAFANLGAALSEPDTALRLFGKPEVNGQRRMGVALARDESIEAARAKATRAAQAVVVEL from the coding sequence ATGACCCGTATCGGAACTCCATTGTCGCCAACCGCGACCCGCGTATTGCTGTGTGGCTGTGGTGAGTTGGGCAAGGAAGTGGTGATCGAGCTGCAACGCCTGGGCGTTGAAGTGATTGCCGTGGATCGCTACGCCAATGCGCCAGCCATGCAAGTCGCCCATCGCAGCCATGTGATCAACATGCTCGACGGCACCGCCCTGCGTGCGGTGATCGAAGCCGAGAAGCCACACTTCATCGTGCCGGAAATCGAAGCCATCGCCACCGCGACCCTGGTGGAGCTGGAGTCCGAAGGCTTCACCGTGATCCCGACTGCCCGCGCCGCGCAGCTGACCATGAACCGCGAAGGTATCCGTCGCCTGGCCGCTGAAGAGCTGGACCTGCCGACGTCGCCGTACCACTTCGCCGACACCTTCGAGGATTACCGCAAGGCAGTCGAAGACTTGGGCTTCCCGTGCGTGGTCAAACCGGTCATGAGTTCCTCGGGCAAGGGCCAGAGCTTGCTGCGCAGCGTCGATGACGTGCAGAAAGCCTGGGATTACGCTCAAGAAGGTGGCCGCGCCGGTAAAGGCCGCGTGATTATCGAAGGCTTCATCGACTTCGACTATGAAATTACCCTGCTGACCGTGCGTCACGTTGGCGGCACGACGTTCTGTGCGCCTGTCGGTCACCGTCAGGAGAAGGGCGACTACCAGGAATCCTGGCAGCCACAAGCCATGAGCCCGATTGCTTTGGCGGAATCCGAGCGCGTTGCCAAAGCGGTCACCGAAGCCTTGGGCGGTCGTGGCTTGTTTGGCGTCGAGTTGTTCATCAAGGGTGATCAGGTGTGGTTCAGCGAAGTCTCGCCGCGCCCACATGACACCGGTCTGGTAACCCTTATTTCCCAGGACCTGTCGCAGTTCGCGCTGCACGCACGGGCGATCCTGGGCCTGCCGATCCCATTGATTCGTCAGTTCGGCCCATCGGCGTCAGCGGTCATTCTGGTGGAAGGGCAGTCGACTCAAACTGCTTTCGCCAACTTGGGCGCTGCGTTGAGCGAGCCGGATACCGCGTTGCGCCTGTTCGGCAAGCCTGAGGTCAATGGCCAGCGGCGGATGGGTGTGGCGTTGGCGCGTGATGAGTCGATTGAGGCCGCACGGGCTAAAGCGACCCGCGCTGCTCAGGCCGTTGTTGTAGAGCTGTAA
- a CDS encoding MFS transporter: MTTSTTFSDTAPAQPTNSATRVATASFIGTAIEFYDFYVYATAAALVIGPVFFPQTSGTAQMLSAFLTFGIAFLARPLGSALFGHFGDRIGRKSTLVASLLLMGVCTTLIGVLPGYDSIGAWAPILLCVLRFGQGLGLGGEWGGAALLATENAPKGKRAWFGMFPQLGPSIGFLAANGLFLTLAMSLNDEQFRSWGWRIPFLLSAALVMVGLYVRLKLHETPVFANAVARQERVKIPLVELFSQYWAPMLLGAGSMVVCYALFYISTVFSLSYGVSTLGYTRETFLALLCFAVLFMAAATPLSAWASDRFGRKPVLIIGGVLAILSGFLMEPLLTHGSTWGVALFLCIELFLMGVTFAPMGALLPELFPTHVRYTGASAAYNLGGIVGASAAPFFAQKLVAMGGLSYVGGYVSGAAVLSLIAVLCLKETRNNDLNRVA; the protein is encoded by the coding sequence ATGACGACCAGCACAACGTTCAGCGACACCGCGCCTGCGCAACCGACAAACTCCGCCACCCGCGTGGCTACCGCGAGTTTCATCGGCACGGCCATCGAGTTCTACGACTTCTACGTCTACGCCACTGCCGCGGCGCTGGTGATCGGCCCGGTGTTTTTTCCGCAAACCTCCGGCACCGCCCAGATGTTGTCGGCGTTCCTCACCTTCGGTATCGCCTTCCTTGCACGCCCATTGGGTTCGGCGCTGTTCGGCCATTTCGGTGACCGCATCGGGCGCAAATCGACACTGGTTGCATCCTTGCTGCTGATGGGCGTGTGCACCACGCTGATCGGCGTGCTGCCGGGTTACGACAGCATTGGCGCCTGGGCGCCGATCCTGCTTTGTGTGCTGCGCTTCGGCCAGGGCCTGGGGCTGGGTGGTGAATGGGGCGGCGCCGCATTGCTGGCCACGGAGAACGCGCCCAAAGGTAAGCGCGCCTGGTTCGGCATGTTTCCGCAGCTCGGCCCATCGATAGGGTTTCTGGCGGCCAACGGCCTGTTCCTGACCCTGGCCATGAGCCTGAACGACGAGCAGTTTCGTTCGTGGGGCTGGCGGATTCCGTTTCTGCTCAGCGCCGCACTGGTGATGGTGGGCTTGTACGTACGCCTCAAACTCCACGAAACCCCAGTGTTCGCCAACGCCGTGGCTCGTCAGGAGCGAGTGAAGATCCCGCTGGTCGAGCTGTTCAGCCAATATTGGGCGCCGATGCTGTTGGGGGCCGGCTCGATGGTGGTGTGCTATGCGCTGTTCTACATCTCGACAGTGTTTTCGCTGAGTTACGGCGTGTCGACGCTCGGTTACACCCGGGAAACCTTCCTCGCTCTGCTGTGTTTCGCGGTGCTGTTCATGGCAGCCGCGACACCGCTGTCGGCCTGGGCCAGTGATCGTTTCGGGCGCAAGCCGGTGCTGATCATCGGCGGCGTGCTGGCGATTCTGTCCGGATTCTTGATGGAACCGCTGCTGACCCATGGCTCGACCTGGGGCGTGGCGCTGTTCCTGTGCATCGAACTGTTTCTGATGGGCGTGACGTTCGCGCCAATGGGCGCACTGCTGCCGGAGCTGTTTCCGACACATGTTCGCTATACCGGCGCATCGGCCGCTTACAACCTGGGCGGTATTGTCGGAGCCTCGGCGGCGCCGTTCTTTGCGCAGAAACTGGTGGCGATGGGTGGTTTGAGTTATGTCGGCGGGTATGTGTCGGGAGCGGCGGTGCTGAGTTTGATAGCGGTGCTGTGCCTGAAGGAAACGCGCAATAACGATTTGAATCGGGTTGCCTGA
- a CDS encoding transporter associated domain-containing protein translates to MDDLPIGPMLAVLALLILWSGLFTAIEVAQQQLLAQRTASRSSDKPVARLSFPLNSLILCNTLCRALVVVISTLLAIFTWAQNGPWIACLGAGAVLVVFADYLPRSIAARYPDAVLALGNTLLGIPLKIVYPAAWLLNGISQQLMRPFARKVNVVQQSEDEAPADRHDDHEHAAYRPLSGIHALDNITVNDILVPRSDVDGINLDDPLEEIIEQLRHNRRTRLPVFHSDINQVEAVLNTRQIRHLLPDSSLTVEALLAASHEPYFVPESTPLQLQLLNFHKQQRRLGMVVDEYGEVLGIVTLEDILEEIVGEFESQHSLDNPHIHPQADGRLVIDGAASIRELNKSLGWHLPSDGPKTLNGLVTEALETIPDSAVCLKIGRYRLEILETEENRVTRVLIWHTSSVPALIR, encoded by the coding sequence ATGGACGACTTGCCCATAGGGCCGATGCTTGCGGTGCTGGCACTGCTGATTTTATGGTCGGGGCTGTTTACCGCCATCGAAGTTGCACAACAGCAGTTGCTGGCCCAGCGCACAGCCTCACGCTCCAGCGACAAACCCGTGGCCAGGCTGAGTTTCCCGCTCAACAGCCTGATCCTCTGCAACACCTTGTGCCGCGCGCTAGTGGTGGTCATCAGCACCTTGCTGGCGATTTTCACTTGGGCACAAAACGGCCCCTGGATTGCCTGCCTCGGTGCCGGTGCGGTGTTGGTGGTGTTCGCCGACTACCTGCCACGCTCCATCGCCGCCCGCTATCCGGACGCCGTCCTGGCCTTGGGCAACACATTGCTCGGCATACCGTTGAAAATCGTCTATCCCGCCGCGTGGCTACTCAATGGCATCAGCCAACAGCTGATGCGGCCATTCGCCCGCAAGGTCAACGTGGTGCAGCAAAGTGAAGACGAGGCACCGGCAGATCGACACGACGACCACGAACACGCAGCCTATCGCCCACTGTCAGGCATCCACGCACTGGATAACATCACGGTCAACGACATTCTGGTGCCACGCAGTGACGTCGACGGGATCAACCTGGACGACCCCCTCGAAGAAATCATCGAGCAACTGCGCCACAACAGGCGCACCCGTCTGCCGGTATTCCACAGCGACATCAATCAGGTTGAAGCGGTGCTCAACACCCGGCAGATCCGTCATTTGTTGCCGGATTCAAGCCTGACCGTGGAAGCGCTGCTGGCGGCCAGTCACGAACCATACTTCGTGCCGGAAAGCACACCGTTGCAGCTGCAACTGCTGAACTTCCACAAACAACAGCGGCGCTTGGGCATGGTGGTCGACGAGTACGGGGAAGTGCTGGGCATCGTGACCCTGGAAGACATTCTCGAAGAGATCGTCGGCGAGTTCGAAAGCCAGCACAGCCTGGATAACCCGCACATTCACCCACAGGCCGATGGCCGACTGGTGATTGATGGCGCGGCATCCATCCGCGAGCTGAACAAGAGCCTTGGCTGGCACCTGCCCAGCGATGGTCCGAAAACCCTCAACGGGTTGGTGACCGAGGCGCTGGAGACGATTCCGGACAGTGCGGTGTGCCTGAAGATCGGCCGATATCGGCTGGAGATTCTGGAAACTGAAGAGAATCGCGTCACGCGCGTGCTGATCTGGCATACCAGCTCAGTGCCCGCGCTTATCCGTTAA
- a CDS encoding inner membrane protein YpjD, whose protein sequence is MLPLSPSLLTTLAAACLYAAATFYQGTRLATGAKANKRLLVTLGVLAVLAHSASLISYLLTPVGLALDFFSAASLIAAAVIALTLLACSRIPVENLLVLLFPLGAATVLLAQFAPAGTVQVIDEEPGILAHILLSILAYGMFTIAVFQALLLLVQDHQLKHKHPSGLIKNFPPLQTMESLLFGFLWAGWSLLSLSLISGWLFVENLFAQHLVHKTLLACLAWIVFSVLLWGRNRLGWRGHKAIRWTLAGFCLLMLAYFGSKLVREYILHI, encoded by the coding sequence ATGCTCCCCTTGTCACCCAGCTTGCTTACCACCCTCGCCGCCGCCTGCTTATATGCCGCTGCGACCTTCTATCAAGGCACTCGTCTGGCCACCGGCGCCAAGGCGAACAAACGCCTGCTGGTCACGCTCGGCGTGCTGGCCGTGCTGGCCCACAGCGCCAGCCTGATCAGCTATCTGCTGACTCCGGTCGGCCTGGCGCTGGACTTTTTCAGCGCCGCCAGCCTGATTGCCGCAGCGGTCATCGCCCTGACCCTGCTGGCCTGCTCACGGATACCGGTGGAAAACCTCCTTGTGTTACTGTTTCCGCTGGGCGCCGCAACGGTGTTGCTGGCCCAGTTCGCCCCCGCCGGCACGGTGCAGGTCATCGACGAAGAACCCGGCATTCTCGCCCACATTCTCCTGTCGATCCTCGCTTACGGCATGTTCACCATCGCGGTGTTCCAGGCCTTGCTGCTGCTGGTTCAGGACCATCAGCTCAAGCACAAGCATCCGTCCGGGCTGATCAAGAACTTCCCACCGCTGCAAACCATGGAAAGCCTGCTGTTCGGCTTCCTCTGGGCCGGCTGGAGTCTGCTGTCGTTGTCACTGATTTCCGGCTGGCTGTTCGTCGAGAACCTGTTCGCCCAGCATCTGGTGCATAAAACCCTGCTGGCGTGCCTGGCCTGGATCGTGTTCAGCGTGCTGCTCTGGGGGCGCAACCGTCTCGGCTGGCGCGGACACAAAGCCATCCGCTGGACCCTTGCCGGTTTCTGCCTGCTGATGCTGGCGTATTTCGGCAGCAAGCTGGTCCGCGAATACATTCTGCACATCTGA
- the ffh gene encoding signal recognition particle protein has translation MFENLTDRLSQTLRHVTGKAKLTEDNIKDTLREVRMALLEADVALPVVKDFVNSVKERAVGTEVSRSLTPGQAFVKIVQAELESLMGAANEDLNLSAVPPAVVLMAGLQGAGKTTTAGKLARFLKERKKKSVMVVSADVYRPAAIKQLETLANDIGVTFFPSDLSQKPVDIAQAAIKEAKLKFIDVVIVDTAGRLHIDEEMMGEIKALHAAINPVETLFVVDAMTGQDAANTAKAFGDALPLTGVILTKVDGDARGGAALSVRAITGKPIKFIGMGEKSEALEPFHPERIASRILGMGDVLSLIEQAEATLDKDKADKLAKKLKKGKGFDLEDFRDQLQQMKNMGGLGGLMDKLPNIGGVNLAQMGNAQGAAEKQFKQMEAIINSMTPAERRDPELISGSRKRRIAMGSGTQVQDIGRLIKQHKQMQKMMKKFSAKGGMAKMMRGMGGMLPGGGMPKM, from the coding sequence ATGTTTGAAAACTTAACCGACCGTCTCTCGCAGACGCTGCGCCATGTCACCGGCAAGGCCAAGCTGACTGAAGACAACATCAAAGACACCCTGCGCGAAGTGCGCATGGCGTTGCTCGAGGCCGACGTCGCCTTGCCGGTGGTCAAAGACTTCGTCAATTCGGTCAAGGAGCGCGCTGTCGGCACCGAGGTGTCGCGCAGCCTGACGCCGGGCCAGGCCTTCGTGAAGATTGTCCAGGCCGAACTCGAAAGCCTGATGGGCGCGGCCAACGAAGACCTGAATCTGAGTGCCGTTCCACCGGCCGTGGTCCTGATGGCCGGTTTGCAGGGTGCGGGTAAAACCACCACCGCCGGCAAACTGGCGCGCTTCCTTAAAGAGCGCAAGAAGAAGTCGGTCATGGTCGTGTCCGCAGACGTTTACCGTCCGGCGGCGATCAAACAACTGGAAACCCTGGCCAACGACATCGGCGTGACGTTCTTCCCGTCCGACCTGAGCCAGAAGCCGGTCGACATCGCTCAAGCGGCTATTAAAGAAGCCAAACTGAAATTCATCGACGTGGTCATCGTCGACACCGCCGGTCGTCTGCACATCGACGAAGAGATGATGGGCGAGATCAAGGCGCTGCACGCCGCGATCAATCCGGTCGAAACCCTGTTCGTGGTCGATGCCATGACCGGCCAGGACGCCGCCAACACGGCCAAGGCCTTCGGCGATGCGCTGCCGCTGACCGGTGTGATCCTGACCAAGGTCGACGGCGATGCCCGTGGCGGTGCTGCGCTGTCGGTACGTGCCATTACCGGCAAGCCGATCAAGTTCATCGGTATGGGCGAGAAGAGCGAAGCGCTCGAACCGTTCCACCCTGAGCGTATCGCTTCGCGCATCCTCGGCATGGGCGACGTGCTCAGCCTGATCGAACAGGCTGAAGCGACCCTCGACAAGGACAAGGCCGACAAACTGGCCAAGAAGCTGAAGAAGGGCAAGGGCTTCGACCTCGAAGACTTCCGCGATCAGTTGCAACAGATGAAGAACATGGGCGGCCTGGGCGGCCTCATGGACAAACTGCCGAATATCGGTGGGGTGAACCTGGCGCAGATGGGCAATGCCCAGGGCGCGGCAGAGAAGCAGTTCAAACAGATGGAAGCCATCATCAATTCCATGACCCCGGCCGAGCGCCGCGACCCTGAGCTGATCAGCGGTTCGCGCAAGCGCCGTATCGCCATGGGTTCCGGTACTCAGGTGCAGGACATCGGTCGCTTGATCAAGCAGCACAAGCAGATGCAGAAGATGATGAAGAAATTCTCCGCCAAAGGCGGAATGGCCAAAATGATGCGCGGCATGGGCGGTATGTTGCCCGGCGGCGGCATGCCGAAAATGTAA
- the rpsP gene encoding 30S ribosomal protein S16 codes for MLTIRLALGGSKKRPFYHLTVTDSRNPRDGSHKEQVGFFNPVARGQEVRLSVNQERVAYWLSVGAQPSERVAQLLKESAKAAA; via the coding sequence ATGCTAACAATCCGTCTTGCCCTTGGCGGCTCCAAAAAGCGCCCGTTTTACCACTTGACCGTAACCGACAGCCGCAACCCGCGTGACGGTTCGCACAAGGAACAGGTTGGTTTCTTCAACCCTGTTGCTCGTGGTCAAGAAGTTCGTCTGTCCGTGAACCAAGAGCGCGTAGCCTACTGGCTGAGCGTTGGTGCACAACCTTCTGAGCGCGTTGCTCAGTTGTTGAAGGAATCTGCTAAGGCTGCGGCCTGA
- the rimM gene encoding ribosome maturation factor RimM (Essential for efficient processing of 16S rRNA), which translates to MNATPAVADDLIVIGKIYSVHGVRGEVKVYSFTDPIKNLLDYKTWTLKREGNVKQVELVSGRGNDKFLVAKLKGLDDREEARLLAGYEICVPRNLFPELTDGEYYWYQLEGLKVIDTHGQLFGKIDHLLETGANDVMVVKPCAGSLDDRERLLPYTEQCVLAVDLAAGEMKVEWDADF; encoded by the coding sequence ATGAACGCGACGCCAGCTGTTGCTGATGATTTGATCGTTATCGGCAAGATTTATTCTGTTCACGGCGTTCGCGGCGAAGTGAAGGTGTATTCCTTTACTGATCCGATTAAAAACCTGTTGGACTACAAAACCTGGACGCTCAAGCGCGAGGGCAACGTAAAACAGGTCGAGCTGGTCAGTGGACGTGGGAATGACAAGTTCCTGGTCGCAAAGCTCAAGGGTCTTGATGATCGCGAAGAAGCTCGTCTTCTGGCTGGTTATGAGATCTGCGTGCCGCGCAACCTGTTCCCTGAATTGACCGACGGCGAGTACTACTGGTACCAGCTGGAAGGTCTGAAGGTTATCGATACTCACGGGCAGTTGTTCGGGAAAATCGATCATCTTCTGGAAACCGGCGCCAATGATGTAATGGTGGTCAAGCCTTGCGCTGGCAGCCTGGATGATCGTGAACGCCTGTTGCCGTATACCGAGCAATGCGTGTTGGCCGTCGACCTCGCTGCGGGTGAGATGAAGGTGGAATGGGATGCGGACTTCTAA